In Portunus trituberculatus isolate SZX2019 chromosome 28, ASM1759143v1, whole genome shotgun sequence, the genomic stretch CGAGGAGAAATATTCCATGTTTTTCCTTAGTTACGTTGACCTGTGTGAAGTGCCACTCGGGGTCTGATCTGAAGCATTTTTCCTTCTGTAAAGTAACGTTGAATCCTCGACTTTCCCACTTGTCCCCAGCTAAGACGATGATATTCATGGTGGCAGCTTTGGGCTTAAGTAACATGATCTTAGTTCTGGTCCAGGGGTCCATGTCAAGAGTGTCACAACGGACACTTGAACTGATCAGTCTGACCAGcagcaccgccaccgccaccgctccGGCCGTAAACGCCATGCCGCTTGCCGCCTTcactgagtgactgagtgtgtttgtgtgtgtctgtgtgatctGTGAAGACTGAGACGTAACGTCTCCCTCCCTCGGTATCACATACATGTCCTGtatttgtccctccctcccagtctGATAGGCGTATCCTGTCACAACACTGCTGCATCTCCAACTTTTGCTTGAGACAGGAGAAAAACACTAGACACAATCAGACGCTTTCCTCGACGCCCGCTCAGCTCTGATTGGCTCGTGAGGAGGAAAGTGCCGTGGACTATTTTGGGACGCATCCCGGAATAaagtctctttttccttccctattgtGGTGGCGGGGCGGCGCCGGCGCCCTGAGACATCATACGCGCAGTTACTTTTCTCACGGGACCCGTTGTGCGTTGATAGGTT encodes the following:
- the LOC123510146 gene encoding uncharacterized protein LOC123510146, with product MYVIPREGDVTSQSSQITQTHTNTLSHSVKAASGMAFTAGAVAVAVLLVRLISSSVRCDTLDMDPWTRTKIMLLKPKAATMNIIVLAGDKWESRGFNVTLQKEKCFRSDPEWHFTQVNVTKEKHGIFLLDLTVGACKIECNKTKTGTHTDLMSSNTGGLRNVTVTLFGLENYTKTPEKMENLNDQIDITSCTNINILKDDQQPFCPCAFASPNTTPRHPPLTTNPYANLSLSWALS